A single Choristoneura fumiferana chromosome 9, NRCan_CFum_1, whole genome shotgun sequence DNA region contains:
- the LOC141430754 gene encoding uncharacterized protein, with protein MSSKTEVTMKCSCDKLKSPPAPATNKKVKIKLPKKVVISKKWHRTCSHEVKSHSAGVIDEATEGTGKPKKVTKSESTVHRNTKNIDYCKKCGDTDDDIITAVSEYTGNSDFTRTNNETAKNTEERSKRTNTTEKQKHSIQEYYKNENFEGYIKITGSKNTKKIIANDPEGNCDKEEKEIIQEYYKNERFQDLYDSMHEMDNGLRNLGTLDTIAEVNEKQTLSNKSSESIYIVESSDEETNVKELKNFRDRNYFECHSGKTRVKSKGSVTSLKEHKCSYRFYLNDRLFPIAVNGNHNDCIRCVDCHLPLEMSSKDTKVNGTIQAKVKLGDETKDTVLLLPVKEPLIVQQRRKEKKDNEVVYFGLIKLDQNGNSIFKRSLPSDSLALKYQKGYREFNCDENYRYKKLEEADIIVI; from the coding sequence ATGTCCTCAAAAACCGAAGTTACTATGAAATGTTCATGCGACAAACTCAAAAGCCCTCCAGCACCTGCGACGaacaaaaaagtgaaaataaaactacctaaGAAAGTTGTGATATCGAAGAAATGGCATCGAACCTGTTCACATGAAGTCAAAAGCCATTCTGCTGGTGTAATCGATGAAGCTACTGAAGGAACTGGCAAACCTAAGAAGGTAACAAAATCTGAATCAACTGTTCACAGAAATACTAAGAACATAGATTATTGTAAGAAGTGCGGGGACACTGATGATGACATTATTACCGCCGTGTCTGAATATACAGGCAATTCTGATTTTACGAGAACAAATAATGAAACTGCTAAAAATACCGAAGAAAGATCCAAAAGAACAAATACAACTGAAAAGCAGAAACACTCAATACAAGAATACtacaaaaatgaaaactttGAAGGTTACATCAAAATAACTGgctcaaaaaatacaaaaaaaatcatcgCAAACGATCCAGAAGGTAACTGTGACAAAGAAGAAAAAGAGATAATACAAGAATATTACAAAAACGAAAGGTTTCAAGACCTGTATGATTCTATGCACGAAATGGACAATGGCTTAAGAAATCTAGGTACTCTAGATACTATAGCAGAAGTTAATGAGAAACAGACTCTATCCAACAAATCTTCCGAGTCGATTTACATAGTAGAATCATCAGATGAAGAAACCAATGTAAAGGAACTTAAAAATTTCAGAGATAGGAATTATTTTGAATGCCATTCAGGAAAAACTAGAGTCAAGAGCAAAGGTAGCGTCACATCTCTTAAAGAACACAAATGTAGTTATAGATTCTATCTTAATGACAGATTATTTCCAATAGCAGTAAATGGCAATCACAATGACTGTATCAGGTGTGTTGACTGTCATTTGCCATTAGAAATGTCAAGTAAAGACACCAAAGTCAATGGGACTATACAAGCTAAAGTCAAATTGGGTGATGAGACGAAAGATACGGTGTTGCTGTTGCCAGTGAAGGAGCCTCTGATTGTTCAACAAAGAAGGAAAGAGAAGAAAGATAATGAAGTAGTTTACTTCGGTTTGATAAAACTGGATCAAAATGGGAATTCTATATTCAAACGTTCACTACCAAGTGATTCTTTAGCACTGAAATATCAAAAAGGGTACAGAGAGTTTAATTGTGATGAAAATTACCGCTATAAAAAACTTGAGGAGGCAGACATCATTGTTATTTAA